The Vibrio aphrogenes genomic interval CCAGGGCGAAGACGGGCAAATGGACCAACAGTACAGTTTTCACCAACCGTTGCACCATCAATCACAGTATAAGGACTGATCACGCTGTTATCGTCGATTTCACAGTCTTTTAAAATACAGCCTGCGCCAATAAATACGTTATCACCAATCGAAACATTGCCTTCGATAATCACGTTTACATCGATTTCAACGTCCATACCACATTGAATTTCACCACGTAAATCAAAGCGGTTTGGATCGCGTAGCATCACACCTTGCTCAAGTAGAAATTGTGCCTGCATCGCTTGATAAGCACGTTCTAAGCGCGCTAATTGCGAACGGTCATTCACCCCTTCCACTTCAATTGTATTGGCTGGGTGAACCGCCTCAACGGCACGACCTTCATTATGTGCAGCCGCAATCACGTCGGTTAAGTAATATTCACCTTGGGCATTTTCGTTTTTAAGATTTGATAACCAACGTTTTAAATCACCACCAGTAGCAACCATCACACCGGTGTTGATTTCTTTAATTAATTTTTGCTCTTCTGTGGCATCTTTTTGTTCAACAATTGCAACAACCGGGCCATTCTTACGGATAATACGACCATAACCCATTGGCTTATCAAGAATAACAGTTAAAAGTGCAATCCCACCTGTCGGCTGAGCATCTAATAGGTTTTCAATGGTTTCACTTGAAATTAAGGGCACATCACCATAAAGAATTAATACTTTTTCATCATCAGCAAAATCTGGCGCCGCTTGGTTAACCGCATGACCTGTGCCTAATTGTTCCGCTTGCAACACCCAATTAACCGGCTCATCTTGCAAAGCTTGTTTCATTTGGTCGCCGCCATGACCGTAAACGAGGTGGATATTTTGCGCACCTAAATTGGCACAAGTATCAATCACATGCTTTGCCATCGGACGACCAGCAAGAGTATGCAAGACTTTTGGTTTTTCAGAATACATGCGAGTCCCTTTACCCGCAGCAAGAATAACAGCACTAAAATTCATGAGGATGATCCTATTATTTTCATATTATTGAAATTTTACCCTATTTCGCTGATAAATGACCAAAGTTCATCGGACGAACTTCAACAAAAAACAAAAAAGGCGACCACAGGGCCGCCTTTTATCTACTCTACTAACGCTAAAATTAGCGACGTGATTTACGAGTTAACTCAATAACACGTAGCTGAGCAATTGCTTTCGCTAGATCACTTGCCGCTTGTGCGAAGTCGATATCGCCATGCTGATTATGAATATTCTCTTCAGCTTTGCGTTTGGCTTCTTCAGCCTTAGCTGCATCTAAATCTTCACCACGGATAGCGGTATCAGCCAGTACAGTTGCTGTACCAGGCTGAACTTCTACCATACCACCAGAAACATAAATAATTTCTTCGTGGCCGTGTTGTTTCACTAGACGCACCATGCCAGGCTTAATAGCAGTCAGAAGTGGGGTGTGACCAGGGTAAATCCCTAATTCACCTTCACTACCTGTCACCATGAATGACTCGACCGTACCAGAAAATAATTTTTTCTCTGCACTTACGATGTCTAGGTGAAAAGTCATAGCCATGTTGCCTCCTAATGAGCCTTATCGTTAAGAAACTTACAGCTTCTTAGCTTTCTCAACAGCATCGTCAATCGTACCGCAGTACATGAACGCTTGCTCTGGAATGTCATCGTAATCACCAGCAATCAGACCTTTAAAGCCGCGTAGTGTTTCTTTTAGAGAAACGTACACACCTGGGTCGCCAGTAAATACTTCCGCTACGTGATAAGGCTGAGTTAAGAAACGTTCAATCTTACGAGCACGAGATACGACTTGCTTATCTTCTTCAGAAAGCTCATCCATACCTAGAATCGCGATGATGTCTTTTAGCTCTTTATAACGTTGTAGAGTGGTTTGAACACCTTGTGCTACATCATAGTGCTCTTGACCAACCACAAGAGGATCAAGCATACGAGATGATGAATCCAATGGGTCGATTGCAGGGTATAGACCCATAGCAGCGATGTTACGGTTAAGTACAACCGTTGCATCCAAGTGAGCAAACGTCGTTGCTGGTGATGGGTCAGTTAAGTCATCCGCAGGTACGTAAACCGCCTGAACAGAGGTGATAGAACCTTGTTTAGTCGATGTGATACGTTCTTGTAGAACACCCATTTCTTCAGCAAGTGTTGGCTGATAACCTACCGCAGATGGCATACGACCTAGAAGTGCCGATACCTCTGTTCCCGCAAGGGTATAACGGTAAATGTTATCGATAAACAATAGTACATCACGGCCTTCATCACGGAATTTTTCCGCCATAGTTAGACCGGTCAATGCTACGCGCAGACGGTTACCTGGTGGCTCGTTCATCTGACCGTAAACCATTGCTACTTTTGATTTTTCAGGCTCTTCGATGTTTACAACACCCGCTTCCTGCATTTCAAAGTAGAAGTCGTTACCTTCACGAGTACGCTCACCTACACCAGCAAATACTGATAGACCAGAGTGCTGCAGTGCGATGTTGTTGATAAGTTCCATCATGTTAACGGTCTTACCTACACCCGCACCACCGAATAGACCGATTTTACCACCTTTAGCAAATGGGCAAATCAAGTCGATTACTTTAACACCTGTTTCTAAAAGCTCAGTCACGTTAGACTGCTCTTCATAGCTAGGTGCTGCACGGTGGATACCGTATTTTTCTTCAGCGTTAATTTCACCACGCTCATCGATAGCATCACCTAATACGTTCATGATGCGACCTAGCGTTTGTGTTCCAACTGGTACTGAGATTGGAGCGCCTGTGTTAATCACTTCCAAACCACGACGTAAACCATCAGAGCTACCCATAACGATTGCGCGAACTACGCCACCGCCAAGCTGTTGCTGAACTTCAAGAACAAGACGTTCTTTCGCTTCAGTCACATTCAGGGCATCGTATACACGAGGTACACTTTCCTGTGGGAACTCTACGTCGACTACCGCACCGATGATCTGTACGATCTTACCTGTAGCCATCGTTAAATCCTCTAAACTATTTAAATACCTAAGCACTAAAATTTAATAACCATGCGTCTAATAAAAAGACTAAACTGCTGCCGCACCTGACACGATTTCAGACAACTCTTGTGTAATCGCTGTTTGACGAGCTTTGTTGTACACAAGTTGTAAATCATCAATCAAGTTGCTGGCATTATCTGTTGCAGCTTTCATAGCAACCATTCGCGCCGCTTGCTCACAAGCAAGGTTTTCCACCACACCTTGATACACTTGAGACTCAACATAGCGCTTCAATAATGTATCGAGTAATGGTTTTGGCTCGGGTTCATAAATATAATCCCAAGAATGAGTGCGTTTCATGTCATCGCTATCTGATTTAGGCAGAGGTAGCAATTGATCGATCTTTGGTTCTTGAACCATGGTATTCACAAATTTATTGAATACCACGTAAAGGCGATCTAACTCACCTTCATCATATTTCTTCAGCATTACGCCAACACTACCAATCAAAGCTTCAAGGCTAGGTTCATCACCTAAACCTGAAATTTGAGCAGAGATTTTAGCGCCTGCACTTTTGAAAAAGGCCGTGGCTTTTGAGCCAATCACAGCAACTTCAACTGCTGCACCTTTATCAGACCAACCTTTCATGTCAGTAACGGCTTTCTTAAACAGGTTAATGTTTAAGCCACCACACAGACCACGGTCAGTAGAAATAATGATATAACCAACTTTTTTAGCTTCACGCTCCTCGAGATAAGGATGTCTATACTCAAGGTTAGCGTTGGCTACGTGACCGATCACTTTACGCATTGTTTGTGCATATGGACGAGAAGATTCCATTGCGTCTTGCGAACGACGCATTTTAGAAGCTGCTACCATTTCCATTGCTTTCGTAATTTTTTGTGTGCTTTTCACACTACCAATTTTGGTACGAATTTCTTTTGCGCCGGCCATCGTTCTTCTCCGTTTATGAAGAGCCCATTAATGGATATTCGCGATAGGTGATGCGACATCTCGATTTAGGTTGTTATCACCACAAATCAACATCGAAAACATCACCTACGAATTACCAGGTCTGGGTTGCTTTGAAGTCATCGACTAACTTTTTCAGTTTCGCTTCGATGTCATCGTTATAAGCACCCGTTTTGTTGATTTCAGTTGCGAAATCAGCATATTGACCATGAGCGTACGACAGTAGTGCAGACTCGAAATCCGCTAGCTTGTTAAGCTCAACATCGTCAAGATAACCACGCTCAGCAGAGAAAATCACAAGTGCTTGGTCAAAGACAGATAATGGAGCATATTGTTTCTGCTTCATTAATTCAGTCACTTTTTGACCATGGTTTAGCTGCTTCTTAGTCGCGGCGTCAAGATCAGATGAGAACTGAGCAAATGCTGCAAGTTCACGATACTGTGCCAATGCAGTACGAATACCACCAGACAGTTTCTTAATGATCTTAGTTTGCGCTGAACCACCTACACGAGATACCGAAATACCAGGGTCAACCGCAGGGCGAACACCAGCATTAAATAGCTCAGTTTGTAGGAAGATCTGACCATCGGTAATCGAGATTACGTTCGTTGGTACGAATGCAGATACGTCACCCGCTTGAGTTTCAATGATAGGCAATGCTGTCAAAGAACCCGTCTTACCTTTCACTTCACCGTTAGTGAAACGTTCTACGTAATCTTCGTTTACACGAGCTGCACGCTCTAGTAGACGAGAGTGAAGGTAGAATACATCACCAGGGAAAGCTTCACGGCCAGGTGGACGTTTTAGAAGTAGAGAAATTTGACGGTAAGCAACCGCTTGTTTTGATAGATCATCATAAACAATCAGTGCATCTTCACCGCGGTCACGGAAATATTCACCCATCGCACAACCAGAGTATGGTGCTAGGTATTGCAGTGCCGCAGATTCTGACGCCGATGCGACTACCACGATAGTGTTAGCAAGTGCACCATGCTCTTCTAATTTACGCACTACGTTAGCGATTGTTGAGGCTTTTTGGCCAATCGCAACATAGATAGAGTAAATACCCGAATCTCTTTGGTTGATAATGGCATCAATAGCCATCGCGGTTTTACCAGTCTGACGGTCACCGATGATAAGTTCACGTTGACCACGACCGATTGGGATCATTGAGTCAACAGACTTATAACCTGTTTGAACAGGCTGATCTACTGACTTACGATCGATAACCCCTGGTGCAATCACTTCTACAGGAGAAGTCAATTTTGCTTCAATAGGGCCTTTACCATCGATAGGTTGACCTAGTGTGTTAACCACACGGCCTAACATCTCTGGACCAACAGGTACTTCAAGAATACGACCTGTACCTGTTACTTTCATCCCTTCTTGAAGGTCTGAGTAAGGTCCCATTACTACCGCACCAACCGAGTCACGCTCAAGGTTAAGTGCGAGAGCAAAACGACCACCAGGTAGTTCAATCATTTCACCCTGCATCACGTCAGCTAGACCGTGGATGCGGATAATACCATCGCTTACTGAAACGATAGTACCTTCATTGCGAGCTTCACTAACAACGTCAAATTTTTCAATACGCTGCTTGATCAGATCGCTAATTTCTGTGGAATTAAGTTGCATGCTCCAATCCCCATTAAGACATTAATGCGTCACTCAAACGGTTCAAACGACCGCGAGTTGAGTTGTCGATTATTAAGTCTCCGGCTCGAATAATAACTCCACTAAGTAGAGTCTCATCTACACTGCAATTCAGCTTTACTTTACGTTCAAGACGCTGCTCAAGTTTGCTGCTGATTTCTGCTAATTGTGCTTCGGTTAGTTCTTTTGCAGAAGTAACCACAACATCAATTTGATTTTCAGATTCTTTTTTTAGAATCAAAAATTCATCACAGATTTCAGGAAGGGCTTTTAATCGGCCATTCTCTGCCAAAACTCGAATAAAGTTTTGACCGTGTTCATCAAACTCAGCGCAAATTGAAACAAAGATATCGGCTAATTGGTCAGCCGCAACTGACTTATTCAATAAGCTAGTGACATCTTCATTTTTTGCGACTTCGGCAGCGAAAGCGAGCATTTCAGACCATGGTCCAAGTGCTTCTTTCTCGACCGCAAATTCAAAAGCTGCTTTAGCATAGGGGCGTGCGATTGTAGTCAAATCAGACATATGCTGCCCCTCTAGTTACAATTTTGCAGTAATTTCGTTGAGAATATCTTGGTGTGCGTTTTCGTCGATTGAACGCTCCAGGATTTTCTCAGCACCGGCGATCGCTAATACAGCGACTTGCTTACGAAGCTCATCACGAGCGCGATTACGTTCAGTTTCAAGTTCAGCTCGGCCTTGATCTAAGATCTTTTGACGCTCAGCTTGAGCTTCAATTTGGCTTTCTTCTAAAATTTGACTCTTACGCTTATTCGCTTGATCGATGATCTCAGCAGCGGCTTTTTTGGCTTCTTTCAATTTATCAGAAGCATTAGCTTGTGCCAGGCTCAAGTCTTTAGCTGCGCGGTCAGCGGCTGCTAAACCATCAGCAATATTTTTCTGACGGTTTTCAATTGCTGCCATCAGTGGTGGCCATACATACTTCATGCAGAACCACACGAATAGCACAAACGCTATCGCTTGACCTAACAGAGTTGCGTTCATATTCACCGCATACTCTCCTTTGTTTGCAATTTAAAAACAAATACCGGGGAAAATTCTATCCGGCGACCGCAAACATCACATATAGACCTAGACCAACAGCGATCATAGGAATCGCATCCACAAGGCCCATTACGATGAAGAACTGAGTACGTAGTAGAGGGATTAGATCAGGTTGGCGTGCTGCACCTTCTAGGAATTTACCACCTAGCATACCGATACCGATAGCCGCACCGATTGCTGCTAGACCCATCATGATAGCCGCAGCGATGTACAGCAGATCCATGTTTAAGTTTTCCATTTATAACTCCAAGTTTTATCTGAATGTTATGTAAAAAATTTTTAATTAATGTTCTTCTGATGCTTGAGATAAATACACTATCGTCAAAATCATAAAGATAAATGCCTGTAGGGTGATTATTAAGATGTGGAAAATCGCCCATGGCACGGAAAGAAGCCATTGAGACCACCAAGGCAGAAGCCCTGCAATCAAAATGAAAATCAACTCACCTGCATACATGTTACCGAATAAACGCAGTCCTAATGAGACTGGCTTAGCCAATAACGTTACACCTTCGAGCACTAGGTTAATTGGAATGAAAGCCCAGTGGTTGAAAGGTTGTAAGCCCAGCTCTTTAGCAAACCCACTAATGCCTTTTATCTTAATGCTGTAATACAGAATCAAAATAAATACCCCTAATGACATAGACATCGTAATGTTTACATCAGCAGTAGGTACGACACGTAGATAAGGAATACCAAGAAGTGTGGCAGTATGAGGAAGAAAATCGACCGGAATAAGATCCATTAGGTTCATTAGGAAAATCCATCCGAAGACGGTTAACGCTAATGGAGCCACTAATGCATTCTTTCCATGGAAAATATCTTTTACTGAGGCATCAACAAACTCAACGACCATTTCTACAAAGCATTGAAGCTTACCTGGTACGCCGCTAGTGGCTTTTTGACCAACGCGATAAAAGACCCACAGCATCAAACCGCCCAACAAGAACGATACGATCAATGAATCAATATTAAACGTCCAGAATCCGCTACCTGCTTGAAGGTTATGTAGATGGTGTGAGATGTACTCCTGAGGAGTTAATTCACCTGAACCAGCCATTAGATATCCTGTCTAATTACGTTTGATAAAACCAACTGACATAATGCATTGCACAACAAAGGCCAATATATAGCCGCTGAAGAAGGTGATAAGGTGCACTTCCGTGTATTTAAAACAATACACAAATAGAGCGCCGGTAATCACAAACTTATACGCTAAGCTTACATAGGCTTTCGCCATAACTTTTGCTGCCGTATCCGCTCCAGGCTTGTCTAAATACAAACGCGTTACGATATACGGGATGCAGTACACCAGCCCCCCATAAATGGCAGATTTCGCTGCCATCTCTCCCTGAACATACAGACTGATTAAGCTCAAAGCGCCAACCACAATAAACTGAGTTAAAACTAAAAAATACATTCTATTTACACCCAATTACATTTATTTTTGGCTCAGTTGTATGCGCAGAACATACTACACCTTACTTTGCCTGTATGACAGAAGATAGCAAGGTGCAAAATGATTATTTTTACATTCTGTTAATTGTTTAGCGATATTCTAATAACAGAGTTAATTTCTATCCAAGTTTGTGTTAAAGAGAGCATATAAATGCTCTATATCCTCAAAATCAATGGTAATTTTGCCTTTACCTTTAGCATTACGCTTAATAACAACTTTTGTCCCGAATTGCTCAGATAATTTGTCAGACAACCCTTTAGCAGGAATATCTTCTGCAATAACCTTAGGTTCTTTGGGTTCTAAATGTTTTTTCACTAAAGCTTCAGTTTGTCTAACGGTTAATTTCTTAGCAACCACAATTTTTGCAACATTACTTTGATCAGCAAAATCGAGAGAAAGCAGTGCTCTAGCATGCCCCATTTCTAACTTTTTTGATATAACGCAATGCTTTACTTCGTCATCAAGCGTATTAAGACGTAGCAAATTTGTGACCGCAGTACGCGACTTACCGATCGCATCTGCTACTTGCTGATGAGTTAATTCAAACTCTTTTTGCAACCTTTCTAAAGCTTGAGCTTCTTCAATCGCATTCAAATTTTCACGTTGAATATTTTCAATAAGAGCCATCGCAATTGCAGCACGGTCTTGAACATTCTTAATTACGCAAGGAATTTGAGTTAACCCTGCCAATTTAGCGGCACGCCAGCGACGTTCGCCCGCAATAATTTCATACTGAGAATCGTTAATTTTACGGACAACAACAGGTTGAATAATGCCTTGAGTGCGAATGGAGGCAGAGAGTTCTTCGAGAGCTTCAGGTTGAATATCTTTTCTTGGTTGATATTTACCAGGAGAGAGTTGAGAAATGGAAATGTCAGCCAGCTGGCCTTCTGAAGATAAAGCTTGGCTTTGTGCCACTTTTTGTTGTTTTTCTCTCGCCAATGAACTGGTCGAAAGTAGGGCATCAAGACCTTTACCTAAACCGCGTTTAGACATCTTAGGATTATCCTTTCTTTCTTTTTATATAATAATATTAATCACATTAAGCTATCGCCGCTTGAGCTTCCTCTCGACGTAACATCTCACCTGCCAAAGCAAGATAAGCTTTTGAACCTGCTGAATATTTATCGTAATACATGGCAGGCTTACCATGACTCGGTGCCTCGGCAAGTCGGACGTTACGAGGAATCACTGTTCGATACATTTTATCCCCGAAATGCTTCTTCAATTGTTCAGAAACATCATTAGATAAACGATTTCGAGGATCAAACATGGTACGTAAAATACCTTCGATTTTTAAATCATGATTAACGACGGCAGCTAATTTACTGATGGTATCCATTAAAGCCGTTAAGCCTTCTAACGCAAAGTATTCACATTGCATTGGCACTAAGACCGAATGAGAAGCCGCCATGGCATTAATGGTTAATAGGTTTAATGAAGGAGGGCAATCGATAAAAATATAATCATAGTGCTCGCAAACTGGAGCTAAGGCATTTTTGAGACGTAATTCACGGGCAAACACTTCCATGAGCTTGATTTCAGCGGCCGTCACATCACCATTGGCAGCAATTAAATCATAGTCTGCCGGTGTATTGCGACAAACCACCTCATCGAAAGGTGTTTGTTCAACCAATAAATCGTAAGCCGTGTAATCGAGGTCATATTTATCGACCCCACTCGCCATCGTGGCATTGCCTTGAGGATCAAGATCAATAACTAAGACGTTTCTTTTGGTTGCGGCCATAGACGCTGCAAGGTTAACGCACGTGGTCGTTTTCCCTACTCCGCCTTTTTGGTTAGCAATTGAAATGATTTTCCCCACGATAACCCCGTTATAATCCTTTTTTTCCCAAAACGATTAAGTGACGATCACCTTCTAATTCAGGTACTTGCAAAACATGAATATCCGATACCGTTAAAGTATCAGGCAATAAAGCTATCTCATCTTCCGGTAATTGTCCCTTCAGAGCAAGAAAAACCCCATTTTCCGTTTTTGGCAAATGATGGCACCATTCAACCATATCTAACATAGAAGCAAAAGCACGGCTGATCACCCCATCATATCCCACTTCCGGTTGATACTCTTCAACACGGCTTTGCATTGGCTCAACATTCTCAATACCAAGCTCGTGTAGGACTTGTTTAATAAAGCGAATACGCTTACCTAAACTATCGAGTAATGTGAAATGATAATCTGGATTTAAAATCGCTAATGGAATCCCCGGTAAACCAGGGCCCGTACCAACATCAATAAAACGTTCACCATTAAGATATGGGCTAACAACAATACTGTCCATAATATGTTTAATCAACATATCCATTGGATTACGAACTGATGTTAGATTATAGGCTTTATTCCATTTATCTAATAACACCACATAACCAACTAATTGATTTCTTTGTAGTTCAGAAACCTCTAGTGTGGTTTGGGATAATAAAGCATCCAGTTTTTCTCTCAATGCTGAATTGATTAAAGTGGGATTCACGCAGCATCTCCCTTCTTCAATTGGCCATATTTCTTCAAATGGACAAGTAAAATTGAGATAGCCGCCGGTGTAATACCCGAAATACGAGAAGCAATTCCTATGGTTTCCGGTTTAGCATTATTCAGTTTAAGTACCACTTCATTAGATAAACCTTTCACTTGGGTATAATCTAAATCCATTGGCAACTTGGTATTTTCATGACGAAGTGATTTTTCAATTTCTTCTTTTTGACGTTGAATGTAGCCTTCGTATTTCACTTGGATCTCAACTTGCTCAGTGGCTTCAGGATCATCGATATTTGAAGCAAACTGTTGTAAAGAGATCAACTTGTCATACGTCATTTCTGGACGACGCAGAAGATCTTCACCATTAGCTTCACGAGCAATTGGCGTCTTCAATAATTGATTTAATTCATCAACATTTGTCGATTTTGGATTAACCCAAGTTTCTTTTAAACGTTGACGTTCAAGCTCCATATTTTCAACTTTTTGATTGAAACGAGCCCAACGAGCATCATCGATTAAACCTAGTTCACGTCCTTTTTCAGTTAAACGTAAGTCGGCATTATCTTCACGTAATAACAAACGATATTCGGCACGAGAAGTAAACATGCGATAAGGTTCTTTAGTACCTATGGTGGATAAATCATCAATCAATACCCCCATGTAAGCCTCATCACGACGTGGGCTCCAAGATTCTTTACCTTGAGTAAATAACGAAGCGTTAAGACCGGCCATTAAACCTTGTGCTGCCGCTTCTTCATAACCTGTGGTGCCATTTATTTGACCGGCGAAGAACAAACCAGAGATGAATTTGGTTTCATAACTTTGCTTAAGATCGCGAGGGTCAAAGAAATCATACTCAATGGCGTAACCTGGGCGCATGATTTGCGCATTTTCAAAGCCTTTCATCGATTGAACGATTTTAACTTGTACGTCAAATGGTAAGCTGGTTGAAATCCCATTTGGATATAATTCTGTCGTGGTTAGACCTTCTGGTTCAATAAAGATCTGATGGCTATTTTTATCGGCAAAGCGCATCACTTTATCTTCAATTGAAGGGCAATAACGAGGTCCAATACCTTCGATCACACCAGAATACATAGGGCTACGATCTAAGTTATTACGGATCACATCATGTGTTTTTTCATTGGTATGAGTAATGAAACATGGAATTTGAGCCGGATGATCGCTGGCTTTACCCATAAAAGAAAAAACAGGGGTTGGGTTGTCACCATATTGTTTTTCTAAACTGGCTAAATCGACTGTGCGCGCATCAATTCGTGGTGGTGTCCCTGTTTTTAGACGATCGACACGGAATGGTAATGCACGTAAACGATCCGCAAGAGCGATAGACGGTGGATCGCCTGCACGGCCACCTGAGAAGTTTTCTAGACCAATATGAATCTTACCACCAAGGAAAGTACCAACAGTCAGTACAACTGCTTTGGCTTTGAATTTGAGCCCCATTTGGGTGACCACACCGGTCACTTGATCGTGTTCAACGATCAAATCGTCCACTGCTTGCTGAAAAAGAGTCAAGTTAGGTTGATTTTCTAAAGTGGTTCTTACCGCATGTTTGTATAACAATCGATCCGCTTGAGCACGGGTAGCACGTACCGCTGGGCCTTTTGATGCGTTTAATGTTCTAAATTGAATCCCTGCTTTATCAATAGCCTGGGCCATTAATCCACCAAGAGCATCCACTTCTTTGACTAAATGTCCTTTACCAATCCCACCAATGGCTGGGTTACAAGACATTTGTCCTAATGTATCAATATTATGAGTGAGCAGTAGTGTTTTTTGGCCTGTACGAGCAGACGCAAGAGCAGCTTCCGTTCCTGCATGACCACCACCAACGACGATGACGTCAAAGTTTTCGTGATAAAACAT includes:
- the glmU gene encoding bifunctional UDP-N-acetylglucosamine diphosphorylase/glucosamine-1-phosphate N-acetyltransferase GlmU — encoded protein: MNFSAVILAAGKGTRMYSEKPKVLHTLAGRPMAKHVIDTCANLGAQNIHLVYGHGGDQMKQALQDEPVNWVLQAEQLGTGHAVNQAAPDFADDEKVLILYGDVPLISSETIENLLDAQPTGGIALLTVILDKPMGYGRIIRKNGPVVAIVEQKDATEEQKLIKEINTGVMVATGGDLKRWLSNLKNENAQGEYYLTDVIAAAHNEGRAVEAVHPANTIEVEGVNDRSQLARLERAYQAMQAQFLLEQGVMLRDPNRFDLRGEIQCGMDVEIDVNVIIEGNVSIGDNVFIGAGCILKDCEIDDNSVISPYTVIDGATVGENCTVGPFARLRPGTELKQKAHVGNFVEMKNATLGLESKAGHLTYLGDSNIGARVNIGAGVITCNYDGANKFTTTIGDDVFVGSDSQLIAPVTVANGVTIGAGTTLTKDVKDNELVITRAKERVIAGWKRPTKKS
- a CDS encoding F0F1 ATP synthase subunit epsilon, whose translation is MAMTFHLDIVSAEKKLFSGTVESFMVTGSEGELGIYPGHTPLLTAIKPGMVRLVKQHGHEEIIYVSGGMVEVQPGTATVLADTAIRGEDLDAAKAEEAKRKAEENIHNQHGDIDFAQAASDLAKAIAQLRVIELTRKSRR
- the atpD gene encoding F0F1 ATP synthase subunit beta, which translates into the protein MATGKIVQIIGAVVDVEFPQESVPRVYDALNVTEAKERLVLEVQQQLGGGVVRAIVMGSSDGLRRGLEVINTGAPISVPVGTQTLGRIMNVLGDAIDERGEINAEEKYGIHRAAPSYEEQSNVTELLETGVKVIDLICPFAKGGKIGLFGGAGVGKTVNMMELINNIALQHSGLSVFAGVGERTREGNDFYFEMQEAGVVNIEEPEKSKVAMVYGQMNEPPGNRLRVALTGLTMAEKFRDEGRDVLLFIDNIYRYTLAGTEVSALLGRMPSAVGYQPTLAEEMGVLQERITSTKQGSITSVQAVYVPADDLTDPSPATTFAHLDATVVLNRNIAAMGLYPAIDPLDSSSRMLDPLVVGQEHYDVAQGVQTTLQRYKELKDIIAILGMDELSEEDKQVVSRARKIERFLTQPYHVAEVFTGDPGVYVSLKETLRGFKGLIAGDYDDIPEQAFMYCGTIDDAVEKAKKL
- the atpG gene encoding F0F1 ATP synthase subunit gamma — its product is MAGAKEIRTKIGSVKSTQKITKAMEMVAASKMRRSQDAMESSRPYAQTMRKVIGHVANANLEYRHPYLEEREAKKVGYIIISTDRGLCGGLNINLFKKAVTDMKGWSDKGAAVEVAVIGSKATAFFKSAGAKISAQISGLGDEPSLEALIGSVGVMLKKYDEGELDRLYVVFNKFVNTMVQEPKIDQLLPLPKSDSDDMKRTHSWDYIYEPEPKPLLDTLLKRYVESQVYQGVVENLACEQAARMVAMKAATDNASNLIDDLQLVYNKARQTAITQELSEIVSGAAAV
- the atpA gene encoding F0F1 ATP synthase subunit alpha translates to MQLNSTEISDLIKQRIEKFDVVSEARNEGTIVSVSDGIIRIHGLADVMQGEMIELPGGRFALALNLERDSVGAVVMGPYSDLQEGMKVTGTGRILEVPVGPEMLGRVVNTLGQPIDGKGPIEAKLTSPVEVIAPGVIDRKSVDQPVQTGYKSVDSMIPIGRGQRELIIGDRQTGKTAMAIDAIINQRDSGIYSIYVAIGQKASTIANVVRKLEEHGALANTIVVVASASESAALQYLAPYSGCAMGEYFRDRGEDALIVYDDLSKQAVAYRQISLLLKRPPGREAFPGDVFYLHSRLLERAARVNEDYVERFTNGEVKGKTGSLTALPIIETQAGDVSAFVPTNVISITDGQIFLQTELFNAGVRPAVDPGISVSRVGGSAQTKIIKKLSGGIRTALAQYRELAAFAQFSSDLDAATKKQLNHGQKVTELMKQKQYAPLSVFDQALVIFSAERGYLDDVELNKLADFESALLSYAHGQYADFATEINKTGAYNDDIEAKLKKLVDDFKATQTW
- the atpH gene encoding F0F1 ATP synthase subunit delta; this translates as MSDLTTIARPYAKAAFEFAVEKEALGPWSEMLAFAAEVAKNEDVTSLLNKSVAADQLADIFVSICAEFDEHGQNFIRVLAENGRLKALPEICDEFLILKKESENQIDVVVTSAKELTEAQLAEISSKLEQRLERKVKLNCSVDETLLSGVIIRAGDLIIDNSTRGRLNRLSDALMS
- the atpF gene encoding F0F1 ATP synthase subunit B codes for the protein MNMNATLLGQAIAFVLFVWFCMKYVWPPLMAAIENRQKNIADGLAAADRAAKDLSLAQANASDKLKEAKKAAAEIIDQANKRKSQILEESQIEAQAERQKILDQGRAELETERNRARDELRKQVAVLAIAGAEKILERSIDENAHQDILNEITAKL
- the atpE gene encoding F0F1 ATP synthase subunit C → MENLNMDLLYIAAAIMMGLAAIGAAIGIGMLGGKFLEGAARQPDLIPLLRTQFFIVMGLVDAIPMIAVGLGLYVMFAVAG
- the atpB gene encoding F0F1 ATP synthase subunit A; protein product: MAGSGELTPQEYISHHLHNLQAGSGFWTFNIDSLIVSFLLGGLMLWVFYRVGQKATSGVPGKLQCFVEMVVEFVDASVKDIFHGKNALVAPLALTVFGWIFLMNLMDLIPVDFLPHTATLLGIPYLRVVPTADVNITMSMSLGVFILILYYSIKIKGISGFAKELGLQPFNHWAFIPINLVLEGVTLLAKPVSLGLRLFGNMYAGELIFILIAGLLPWWSQWLLSVPWAIFHILIITLQAFIFMILTIVYLSQASEEH
- a CDS encoding ATP synthase subunit I translates to MYFLVLTQFIVVGALSLISLYVQGEMAAKSAIYGGLVYCIPYIVTRLYLDKPGADTAAKVMAKAYVSLAYKFVITGALFVYCFKYTEVHLITFFSGYILAFVVQCIMSVGFIKRN